One part of the Trichoplusia ni isolate ovarian cell line Hi5 chromosome 2, tn1, whole genome shotgun sequence genome encodes these proteins:
- the LOC113508461 gene encoding uncharacterized protein LOC113508461, with product MEDETTTEGTETPTAAAGDVEEGKHQTDTQDSKRGSAEVAQTKKDHDQEKPAGEGELADVLQLTDDETKSEAAEGGEVGETDEGATEDVAGEHELGEYGEEYEEYYVEEEIIIEEQIEEVAEGEEKAHVEGEEVPGEGAEEHVEGEESEKKEEDLMEELGEEEQAYPEEPPPDPAAPYNFSDSKEALKAPFELRPDQLAEVEQIWEMYQNYTPAYSDLDGWVTEKELVYMLNCLLLMTYTAEQLQELITYCCRPPNAKGHIFYEQFLKMVTIRQRDFPIEEEIRAALQVYDPEKTGIIDRDYLKELLMKHGHKMAARHVDNLIKEVDMSNDGTIGVEDVVGTMCLDLNKEDLQMLRAAVNPPDTGGVPQQEAADEDEDDDDD from the coding sequence ATGGAAGACGAAACGACGACAGAAGGGACTGAGACTCCTACAGCTGCGGCAGGAGATGTCGAAGAGGGTAAACACCAGACTGACACACAAGATTCTAAGCGAGGAAGCGCGGAAGTCGCTCAGACAAAAAAGGATCATGATCAGGAAAAACCAGCTGGGGAAGGTGAGCTTGCAGATGTATTGCAGCTTACAGATGATGAAACGAAAAGTGAAGCTGCTGAAGGAGGCGAAGTCGGAGAAACCGATGAAGGTGCTACAGAAGACGTGGCTGGGGAACACGAATTAGGGGAATATGGAGAAGAATATGAGGAATATTATGTAGAGGAAGAAATTATTATCGAAGAGCAAATTGAGGAGGTTGCAGAAGGTGAAGAAAAAGCCCATGTTGAAGGCGAAGAGGTCCCAGGTGAAGGTGCGGAAGAACATGTAGAGGGTGAGgaatcagaaaaaaaagaagaagaccTCATGGAAGAGCTTGGTGAGGAAGAACAAGCTTACCCTGAGGAGCCTCCTCCAGATCCTGCTGCACCCTATAATTTCAGTGACTCTAAAGAGGCTCTTAAAGCACCGTTTGAATTAAGACCTGATCAATTGGCTGAAGTTGAGCAAATATGGGAAATGTATCAGAATTACACGCCAGCTTATTCTGATTTGGATGGATGGGTCACTGAAAAAGAACTAGTTTATATGCTGAATTGCCTTCTTCTTATGACATATACAGCTGAACAACTACaagaattaattacttattgttGTAGACCGCCAAATGCAAAGGGGCATATTTTTTATGAGCAGTTTCTAAAAATGGTGACCATCCGTCAAAGGGATTTTCCAATAGAAGAAGAAATTCGAGCTGCTTTGCAAGTATATGATCCTGAAAAGACGGGTATAATAGATCGTGATTATCTTAAAGAACTTTTAATGAAACATGGACACAAAATGGCTGCAAGACATGTAGACAACCTTATTAAAGAAGTTGATATGAGTAATGATGGTACTATTGGTGTAGAAGACGTGGTTGGAACTATGTGCTTGGATTTAAATAAAGAGGATTTGCAAATGCTTAGAGCAGCCGTGAATCCTCCAGATACGGGAGGTGTTCCTCAACAAGAAGCTGCAGATGAAGATgaggatgatgacgatgattaA